A single window of candidate division WOR-3 bacterium DNA harbors:
- a CDS encoding Glu/Leu/Phe/Val dehydrogenase — protein sequence MAEKLNPFEIAQKQLDQAAEILKLDKATHQILREPMREMTVLIPVRMDNGEVKVFKGFRVQYNDAKGPCKGGIRFHPEETLDTVRALAAWMTWKTALLDLPYGGGKGGVVCNPKEMSLREKEQLARGYIRALGEFIGPEKDIPAPDVYTDPQIMAWMMDEFSKLRGYYCPGVITGKPVPLGGSLGRNDATARGGIYTVREAAKYLKIDLKDAPTAVQGYGNAGSFAAILSKEILGTKIVAVSDSQGGIYNKNGLDPYDVLEFKNKNGTVVGYPKADKITNEELLELNVTLLWPAALENVITKDNAPRIKAKIVAEAANGPTTPEADEILHSKGIFVIPDFLCNAGGVTVSYFEWVQNITGYYWTLEEVHQRLDQKMTKAFWSVVEMYEKKKVNTRIAAYLVAVSRVVEAMKLRGWV from the coding sequence AATTAAACCCCTTTGAAATCGCCCAAAAACAACTTGACCAAGCAGCAGAAATTTTAAAACTTGACAAGGCAACCCATCAGATTTTAAGAGAGCCAATGCGGGAAATGACGGTTTTAATTCCCGTTAGAATGGATAACGGTGAAGTGAAAGTGTTTAAAGGCTTCCGAGTCCAATATAATGATGCAAAAGGACCTTGTAAAGGTGGCATTAGATTCCATCCAGAAGAGACGCTTGATACGGTAAGGGCTTTGGCTGCTTGGATGACTTGGAAAACTGCTTTGTTAGACCTTCCTTATGGTGGTGGTAAAGGTGGTGTTGTTTGTAATCCGAAAGAGATGTCTTTAAGGGAAAAAGAGCAATTGGCAAGGGGATATATTAGGGCTTTAGGTGAATTTATTGGTCCAGAAAAAGATATTCCAGCACCGGATGTATATACCGACCCCCAGATTATGGCTTGGATGATGGATGAATTTTCTAAACTTCGTGGTTATTATTGTCCGGGTGTGATTACCGGTAAACCAGTCCCCCTTGGTGGTTCTTTAGGAAGAAATGATGCTACTGCTCGTGGTGGAATTTATACTGTCAGAGAAGCAGCAAAATACTTAAAAATTGACCTAAAAGATGCGCCAACTGCCGTGCAAGGCTATGGTAATGCTGGCTCTTTTGCTGCTATCCTTTCCAAAGAAATCTTGGGCACAAAAATCGTTGCTGTTTCTGATTCGCAAGGTGGAATTTATAATAAAAATGGACTTGACCCTTATGATGTGTTAGAGTTCAAAAATAAAAATGGAACTGTTGTTGGCTACCCAAAAGCAGATAAAATAACTAATGAAGAACTTTTGGAACTTAATGTGACTTTACTTTGGCCAGCAGCATTAGAAAATGTGATTACGAAGGATAATGCTCCAAGAATTAAAGCAAAAATTGTTGCTGAAGCCGCTAATGGACCTACTACGCCGGAAGCCGACGAAATCTTACACAGCAAAGGAATATTTGTGATTCCCGATTTTCTATGCAATGCTGGTGGTGTTACTGTTTCTTATTTTGAATGGGTTCAAAATATTACTGGTTATTACTGGACCTTAGAAGAAGTTCACCAAAGACTTGACCAAAAAATGACCAAAGCCTTCTGGAGTGTTGTAGAAATGTATGAGAAGAAAAAAGTTAACACAAGAATAGCAGCCTACTTAGTAGCCGTTTCCAGAGTTGTTGAGGCAATGAAACTTCGTGGCTGGGTATAA